Proteins encoded in a region of the Sulfurimonas marina genome:
- the flgC gene encoding flagellar basal body rod protein FlgC — protein MSNFLNSFDISGYGLSAQRVRVNVISSNIANAQTTRTDEGGPYRRKEVVFKAINFNDYYNKALTDETNSAEYQDPLNEGEFGKKVNPAIMSVVVDKISRDDSKAQLKYEPNHPDADANGYVAYPNINPVVEMADLVEATRSYQANVAAFESAKNMANSAISLLQ, from the coding sequence ATGAGTAATTTTTTAAATAGCTTTGATATCAGCGGATATGGTCTCTCGGCTCAACGTGTTCGTGTAAATGTAATATCATCAAACATTGCAAATGCACAAACAACACGGACTGATGAAGGTGGACCATATCGCCGTAAAGAGGTAGTATTTAAAGCTATCAACTTTAATGATTATTACAATAAAGCACTCACAGATGAGACAAACAGTGCTGAGTATCAAGACCCCTTAAATGAAGGTGAATTTGGAAAAAAGGTAAATCCTGCTATAATGAGTGTAGTAGTTGATAAAATCTCTCGTGATGATTCTAAAGCACAACTAAAATATGAACCAAATCATCCAGATGCAGATGCAAACGGATATGTTGCCTATCCAAATATTAATCCTGTTGTGGAAATGGCCGATTTAGTTGAAGCGACTCGTTCATATCAGGCAAATGTCGCTGCATTCGAAAGTGCAAAAAATATGGCAAACAGTGCAATATCACTGTTACAGTAA
- the flgB gene encoding flagellar basal body rod protein FlgB, which yields MSIEISKTHSLIKDALDYRAARQDMIASNIANADTPYYKPRDISFENALKAKEAALYAKDSNQLQMATTDSKHLTPSAQNSETKATLFFRDGHMARNDGNSVDIDVETTEMSKNSIMFNALIQANKKDGAIFKSVIEASQKVS from the coding sequence ATGAGTATAGAGATTTCAAAAACGCATTCACTAATCAAAGATGCTCTTGATTATCGTGCGGCACGTCAAGATATGATCGCTTCAAATATTGCCAATGCAGATACACCTTATTACAAACCTAGAGATATTAGTTTTGAAAATGCACTAAAAGCAAAAGAAGCAGCTCTGTATGCCAAAGATAGCAATCAACTGCAAATGGCTACAACTGATTCTAAACACTTAACACCGAGTGCTCAAAATTCTGAAACGAAAGCAACACTCTTTTTCAGAGATGGTCATATGGCAAGAAATGACGGAAACAGTGTAGATATAGATGTAGAAACAACAGAGATGAGTAAAAACTCTATTATGTTCAATGCTTTAATACAAGCCAATAAAAAAGATGGTGCAATTTTTAAATCTGTAATAGAAGCATCACAAAAAGTAAGTTAG
- a CDS encoding type II secretion system protein: protein MKRAGFTMIELIFVIVILGILSAVALPKFIGVSEQAKAGKCKAFVGTMNRTVLPGIWAGAIADEATDDNISDYFTEGNLTAQMSDYPTTDCNASAADVEGLLQDGTTRTITFGDTSYSIERNVSASTSESPILVWKKN from the coding sequence ATGAAAAGAGCTGGTTTTACAATGATCGAATTGATCTTCGTTATCGTTATTTTAGGTATTCTTTCAGCAGTTGCTTTACCGAAATTTATTGGTGTATCTGAGCAAGCGAAAGCTGGAAAATGTAAAGCATTCGTTGGTACGATGAACCGTACAGTATTACCTGGTATTTGGGCTGGTGCTATTGCAGATGAGGCTACAGATGATAACATTTCTGATTACTTTACGGAAGGTAATTTAACTGCACAAATGAGTGATTATCCGACGACTGACTGTAACGCTAGTGCAGCAGATGTGGAAGGTCTACTTCAAGATGGTACTACACGTACAATTACATTTGGTGATACTTCATATTCAATTGAAAGAAATGTTTCAGCAAGTACAAGTGAATCTCCAATTTTAGTTTGGAAGAAAAACTAA
- a CDS encoding type II secretion system protein — translation MLELFSNDLIKEKYGLIMKKTNAFTIIELVFVIVVLGILSAIALPRFASTGTQARIASGKADVMAIRSAIISERQTRLIKGDSSYINRLDNGVTANAAGKKLFDSNTTLSSTSPRLLSMPIISGEGDGHWIKTGNNTYAYKISGSSITFTYYPEDATVDGVFHPAGEFNCDHSNTVCKKLTE, via the coding sequence TTGCTTGAATTATTTTCGAATGATTTAATCAAAGAAAAATATGGACTTATTATGAAAAAAACAAACGCTTTTACTATAATCGAATTAGTTTTTGTAATTGTCGTACTGGGCATTCTATCTGCAATTGCTCTACCAAGATTTGCCTCAACAGGTACGCAAGCAAGAATAGCTAGTGGAAAAGCTGATGTGATGGCTATTCGTTCAGCAATTATATCGGAGCGACAAACAAGATTGATTAAAGGTGATTCAAGTTATATAAATAGACTTGATAACGGTGTTACTGCAAATGCAGCAGGGAAGAAATTGTTTGACTCTAATACTACTTTATCCTCTACATCTCCGCGTCTTTTAAGTATGCCTATAATTTCTGGTGAAGGTGACGGACACTGGATAAAAACTGGAAATAATACGTATGCATATAAGATAAGTGGGAGTTCGATTACTTTTACATATTACCCTGAAGATGCTACTGTAGATGGTGTCTTTCACCCAGCCGGAGAGTTTAATTGTGATCATTCAAATACAGTCTGTAAAAAATTAACAGAATAA